In Asanoa sp. WMMD1127, one genomic interval encodes:
- a CDS encoding DUF485 domain-containing protein — MSTEARDTAPTETPEDRYLAMQRSPEFGALRKAFRGFVFPMTVAFFVWYALYVILSAYARDFMSIRIGDSHINVALIFGLLQFVSTFLIAWLYSRYANRKVDPLADKIHEELGEVSPSEGPRG, encoded by the coding sequence ATGAGTACGGAGGCGAGAGACACCGCTCCCACGGAGACCCCCGAGGACCGGTATCTGGCCATGCAGCGTTCCCCGGAGTTCGGCGCGCTTCGAAAGGCTTTCCGCGGCTTCGTTTTCCCGATGACCGTGGCGTTCTTCGTCTGGTACGCGCTTTACGTGATCCTGTCCGCGTACGCGCGCGATTTCATGAGCATCCGGATCGGCGACAGCCACATCAACGTGGCCCTGATCTTCGGTCTGCTCCAGTTCGTCTCGACGTTCCTGATCGCCTGGCTCTACTCGCGGTACGCGAACCGCAAGGTCGACCCGCTCGCCGACAAGATCCACGAAGAGTTGGGGGAGGTGTCGCCCAGTGAGGGTCCTCGCGGCTGA
- a CDS encoding response regulator transcription factor, translating to MRERRILVVEDERTIADSIAVRLRAEGFAVGLAGDGPAAVDKARREPPDLVILDVMLPGFDGLEVCRRIQADRPVPVLMLTARDDENDMLVGLAVGADDYLTKPFSMRELAARVHALLRRAERSQTAGPQPIRLGDLEINQAERRVSRAGVEAHLTPTEFDLLVHLAGRPRTVLPRERLLAEVWGWGDGAGTRTVDSHIKALRRKLGADLIRTVHGVGYALEVRS from the coding sequence ATGAGAGAGCGCCGGATCCTGGTGGTCGAGGACGAGCGGACCATCGCCGACTCGATCGCCGTGCGGCTGCGGGCCGAAGGTTTCGCGGTCGGGCTGGCCGGTGACGGCCCAGCCGCGGTCGACAAGGCCCGCCGCGAACCGCCCGACCTGGTGATCCTCGACGTCATGCTGCCGGGCTTCGACGGGCTCGAGGTGTGCCGGCGGATCCAGGCCGACCGCCCGGTGCCCGTGCTGATGCTCACGGCCCGTGACGATGAGAACGACATGCTGGTCGGCCTGGCCGTCGGCGCCGACGACTACCTCACCAAGCCGTTCTCGATGCGCGAGCTGGCGGCCCGCGTACACGCGCTGCTCAGAAGGGCCGAACGCAGCCAGACCGCGGGCCCGCAGCCGATCCGGCTCGGCGACCTGGAGATCAACCAGGCGGAACGCCGGGTCAGCCGGGCCGGTGTCGAAGCGCACCTGACGCCGACGGAGTTCGACCTGCTGGTGCACCTCGCCGGCCGGCCGCGCACCGTGCTGCCCCGCGAGCGGCTGCTCGCCGAGGTCTGGGGTTGGGGCGACGGGGCCGGCACCCGCACCGTCGACAGCCACATCAAGGCGTTGCGCCGCAAGCTCGGCGCCGACCTGATCCGCACCGTGCACGGTGTCGGCTACGCGCTGGAGGTGCGGTCGTGA
- a CDS encoding cation acetate symporter: protein MRVLAAEAATGGSTARTLTIILFLVFVAITLAITVWASRQTKTATDFYAGGRSFSGFQNGMAIGGDYMSAASFLGIAGIIALNGYDGFLYSIGFLVAWLVALLLVAELLRNSGRYTMADVLAFRMRQKPVRTAAAVSTITVSIFYLLAQMVGAGALVALLLGIRPGTTFLGMDADAAKIATIVLVGALMIVYVTVGGMKGTTYVQIVKAFLLMTGALLMTVLVLAVFKFNLSSLLGDAASSSGKGEAFLEPGLRYGVEVAGNATQTFYNKMDLLSLGIALVLGTAGLPHILIRFYTVPTARAARKSVLWAIGIIGVFYLFTLALGFGAAALVGSQAITAQDRAGNTAAPQLAAELGRRFFGGEVGSAALLAVIAAVAFATILAVVAGLTLASSSSLAHDFYANVVKDGQASERQEVNVARISALVIGAISILLSIFAQNLNVAFLVALAFAVAASGNLPAILYSLFWKRFNTSGAVWAIYGGLISAVVLVFFSPVVSGSATAMFSKSDWQWFPLSNPGLISIPFGFFCGWLGTVLSKERDDAKYAELEVRSLTGSGAH, encoded by the coding sequence GTGAGGGTCCTCGCGGCTGAGGCGGCCACGGGCGGCAGCACCGCCCGTACGCTCACGATCATCCTGTTCCTGGTCTTCGTGGCCATCACCCTCGCCATCACCGTGTGGGCCAGCCGGCAGACCAAGACGGCGACCGACTTCTACGCCGGCGGCCGGTCGTTCTCGGGCTTCCAGAACGGCATGGCGATCGGCGGCGACTACATGTCGGCGGCGTCGTTCCTCGGCATCGCCGGCATCATCGCGCTCAACGGCTACGACGGGTTCCTCTACTCGATCGGCTTCCTGGTGGCCTGGCTCGTCGCCCTGCTGCTGGTCGCCGAGCTCCTGCGGAACTCGGGCCGCTACACGATGGCCGACGTGCTGGCGTTCCGGATGCGGCAGAAGCCGGTCCGCACGGCGGCGGCCGTCTCCACCATTACGGTGTCGATCTTCTATCTGCTGGCCCAGATGGTCGGCGCGGGCGCGCTGGTCGCGCTGCTGCTCGGCATCCGGCCCGGCACGACGTTCCTCGGGATGGACGCCGACGCGGCCAAGATCGCCACCATCGTGCTGGTCGGTGCGTTGATGATCGTCTACGTGACGGTCGGCGGCATGAAGGGCACCACGTACGTCCAGATCGTCAAGGCGTTCCTGCTGATGACCGGCGCCTTGCTGATGACCGTGCTCGTGCTGGCCGTGTTCAAGTTCAACCTGTCCTCGCTGCTCGGCGACGCCGCGTCGTCGTCCGGCAAGGGTGAGGCGTTCCTCGAACCCGGGTTGAGATATGGCGTGGAAGTCGCCGGTAACGCGACGCAGACCTTCTACAACAAGATGGACCTGCTCTCGCTCGGCATCGCGCTGGTGCTGGGCACGGCCGGCCTGCCGCACATCCTGATCCGGTTCTACACCGTGCCCACCGCCCGAGCGGCCCGCAAGAGCGTGCTCTGGGCGATCGGCATCATCGGCGTGTTCTACCTGTTCACGCTCGCCCTCGGCTTCGGTGCCGCGGCGCTGGTGGGCAGTCAGGCGATCACGGCGCAGGACCGAGCGGGCAACACGGCGGCACCTCAGTTGGCAGCGGAGCTCGGGCGCCGGTTCTTCGGCGGCGAGGTGGGCAGCGCTGCGTTGCTGGCGGTCATCGCGGCAGTGGCGTTCGCCACGATCCTCGCCGTGGTCGCCGGTCTGACCCTGGCGTCGTCGTCGAGCCTCGCGCACGACTTCTACGCCAACGTGGTCAAGGACGGCCAGGCCTCGGAACGGCAGGAGGTCAACGTCGCCCGGATCTCCGCCCTGGTGATCGGCGCGATCTCCATCCTCCTGTCGATCTTCGCGCAGAACCTCAACGTGGCCTTCCTGGTCGCGCTGGCGTTCGCGGTCGCCGCCTCCGGCAACCTTCCGGCGATCCTCTACAGCTTGTTCTGGAAGAGGTTCAACACCTCGGGCGCGGTCTGGGCGATCTACGGTGGTCTGATCTCGGCCGTGGTGCTGGTGTTCTTCTCGCCGGTCGTCTCCGGCTCGGCCACCGCGATGTTCTCGAAGTCGGACTGGCAGTGGTTCCCGCTGTCCAACCCGGGTCTGATCTCCATCCCGTTCGGCTTCTTCTGCGGCTGGCTCGGCACCGTCCTCTCCAAGGAGCGTGACGACGCGAAGTACGCGGAGTTGGAGGTCCGCTCCCTGACCGGCTCGGGCGCCCACTAG
- a CDS encoding flavin reductase family protein — protein sequence MVNPIEPGAHIHGTDPFATPEGSRSPVRRFRGRLASPVTLWTAPGPAGFTVSSTTVADGDPGRLLGLLDDESDLWAALSAAGRFAVAPLGPTHRQLADRFAGLMPAPGGLFHSGEWTTTDYGPVPADAGCWAGCRLDAAREFGWGLLVEATIERIEIVGEVPPLMHYRGRYLAG from the coding sequence GTGGTGAACCCGATCGAGCCCGGCGCGCACATCCACGGCACCGACCCGTTCGCCACTCCGGAGGGGTCGCGCTCGCCGGTGCGCCGGTTCCGCGGCCGGCTGGCGTCGCCGGTGACGCTCTGGACGGCGCCCGGGCCGGCGGGGTTCACCGTCTCGTCGACCACGGTGGCCGATGGCGACCCGGGCCGGCTGCTCGGTCTGCTCGACGACGAGTCGGACCTGTGGGCGGCGCTCTCCGCGGCGGGCCGGTTCGCCGTCGCCCCGCTCGGCCCCACGCACCGCCAGCTCGCCGACAGGTTCGCCGGCCTGATGCCGGCGCCCGGCGGCCTCTTCCACAGTGGTGAGTGGACGACCACCGACTACGGCCCGGTGCCGGCCGACGCGGGCTGCTGGGCGGGGTGCCGCCTCGACGCCGCCCGGGAGTTCGGCTGGGGCCTGCTGGTGGAGGCCACCATCGAGCGGATCGAGATCGTGGGCGAGGTCCCACCGCTGATGCACTATCGCGGTCGATATCTGGCCGGCTGA
- a CDS encoding ABC transporter ATP-binding protein: MKDDRFALVLRGLAKSFDGKVAVGGVDLDVPAGSFYGLLGPNGAGKTTTLSMAVGLLRPDHGQAWVLGHDVWADPIQAKRLFGVLPDGVRLFDRLSGAELLAYHGLLRGMDPAVVDQRARELIDVLALGDAGQTLVVDYSAGMKKKIGLACALLHAPRLLVLDEPFEAVDPVAAALIRDILQRYVAGGGTVIFSSHVMAVVERLCTHVAILADGAIKRVGTLDEVRGERSLEDVFVEVVGGRTATGQELAWL, encoded by the coding sequence GTGAAGGACGATCGGTTCGCCCTGGTGCTGCGGGGACTGGCCAAGAGCTTCGACGGCAAGGTGGCGGTCGGCGGCGTCGACCTCGACGTGCCGGCGGGCTCCTTCTACGGTTTGCTCGGGCCCAACGGCGCCGGTAAGACGACCACGCTGTCGATGGCGGTCGGGCTGCTGCGACCCGACCACGGCCAGGCCTGGGTGCTCGGCCACGACGTGTGGGCCGATCCGATCCAGGCCAAGCGGCTCTTCGGCGTGCTGCCCGACGGCGTGCGACTGTTCGACCGGCTCAGCGGGGCCGAACTGCTCGCCTATCACGGCCTGCTGCGCGGCATGGACCCGGCGGTCGTCGACCAGCGGGCCCGGGAGCTGATCGACGTGCTCGCCCTCGGCGACGCCGGGCAGACCCTCGTCGTCGACTACTCGGCCGGCATGAAGAAGAAGATCGGTCTGGCCTGCGCACTGCTGCACGCGCCGCGGCTGCTGGTCCTCGACGAGCCGTTCGAGGCCGTCGACCCGGTGGCCGCCGCGCTGATCCGCGACATCCTCCAGCGCTACGTGGCCGGCGGCGGCACCGTCATCTTCTCGAGCCACGTGATGGCGGTGGTCGAGCGGCTCTGCACCCACGTCGCGATCCTGGCCGACGGCGCCATCAAGCGGGTCGGCACGCTCGACGAGGTGCGCGGCGAGCGGTCGCTCGAAGACGTCTTCGTCGAGGTGGTCGGCGGGCGCACGGCGACCGGGCAGGAGCTGGCGTGGCTCTGA
- a CDS encoding ABC transporter permease has product MALTAAVDTAPRAVSGRHFVRLKLRIMGNSFRGQPWRVTMFVFGLVMGLFYAVAGFLGSALPGLADSPDAALLVAALGGGVIAVGWTLVPLVFFGVDETVDPARFALLPLSRRTLVTGLLTAALIGVPAAATLIATAGLVLSAGALGGVGAALVEAVGVLLGLVFCVAVSRAVTSAFATMLRSRRTRDLAAVLLAVAGALIGPLQIAINRASADTDWRRFLPAAEVVGWTPFGAPYTAGFEVAAGRWWAAPVKLLLVVAVIGLLLWWWSRTLESAMVGTASAGRAKERVATGTPVELLFPRVLSWARRDQFGAVLAREVRYWWRDARRRANLITFAVAALFVSAIVNFSSSIWGTEPTSEVTTSPVTFSLSMIFVGTLAAVTLANQFGFDGTAYAADVVAGVPGRVEIAARASAFAVYVLPLVVVIAVIVGLLVGEPGWIPLALGTLVATFGCGLAANSMLSVVGAYALPETSNPFALNTGAGMARGLLSVVAMLVSVALAVPMLIGALFAGDAWLWLAPPLGLLYGVGAAVLGSVIVGDVLDRRMPELLQTITPRR; this is encoded by the coding sequence GTGGCTCTGACCGCCGCGGTCGACACCGCGCCGCGTGCGGTGTCCGGGCGCCACTTCGTGCGGCTCAAGCTCCGCATCATGGGCAACAGCTTCCGTGGCCAGCCCTGGCGCGTCACGATGTTCGTCTTCGGCCTGGTGATGGGCCTGTTCTACGCCGTCGCCGGTTTCCTCGGCAGCGCGCTGCCCGGGCTGGCCGACAGCCCGGACGCCGCGCTGCTGGTGGCGGCGCTCGGCGGTGGCGTGATCGCCGTCGGCTGGACGCTGGTGCCGCTGGTCTTCTTCGGCGTCGACGAGACGGTCGACCCGGCCCGGTTCGCCCTGCTGCCGCTGAGCCGGCGCACGCTGGTGACCGGCCTGCTGACCGCCGCGCTGATCGGCGTGCCGGCGGCGGCCACGCTGATCGCGACCGCCGGCCTGGTGCTTTCCGCGGGCGCGCTGGGCGGCGTGGGCGCGGCCCTCGTCGAGGCCGTGGGCGTGCTGCTCGGCCTCGTCTTCTGCGTCGCCGTCAGCCGGGCGGTGACCAGCGCGTTCGCCACCATGCTGCGGTCGCGCCGCACCCGCGACCTGGCCGCGGTGCTGCTCGCGGTCGCCGGCGCGTTGATCGGTCCACTGCAGATCGCGATCAACCGGGCCAGCGCCGACACCGACTGGCGGCGGTTCCTGCCGGCGGCCGAGGTGGTGGGCTGGACGCCGTTCGGCGCGCCTTACACCGCGGGCTTCGAGGTGGCGGCCGGGCGCTGGTGGGCCGCGCCGGTCAAACTCCTGCTCGTCGTGGCGGTGATCGGCCTGCTGCTCTGGTGGTGGTCGCGGACGCTCGAGTCGGCGATGGTCGGCACGGCCAGCGCCGGCCGGGCCAAGGAGCGGGTCGCCACCGGTACGCCCGTCGAGCTGCTCTTCCCGCGCGTGCTCAGCTGGGCCCGGCGCGACCAGTTCGGGGCGGTGCTGGCCCGGGAGGTGCGCTACTGGTGGCGGGACGCCCGCCGCCGGGCCAATCTGATCACGTTCGCGGTCGCGGCGTTGTTCGTCTCCGCGATCGTCAACTTCAGCAGCAGCATCTGGGGCACCGAGCCGACGAGCGAGGTGACCACCTCGCCGGTCACGTTCTCCCTGTCGATGATCTTCGTCGGCACCCTCGCCGCCGTCACGCTGGCCAACCAGTTCGGCTTCGACGGCACGGCCTACGCGGCCGACGTGGTCGCCGGCGTCCCCGGCCGGGTCGAGATCGCGGCCCGGGCCAGCGCCTTCGCGGTGTACGTGCTCCCCCTGGTCGTGGTGATCGCCGTAATCGTCGGTCTGTTGGTCGGCGAACCGGGCTGGATCCCGCTCGCTCTCGGCACGCTGGTTGCCACGTTCGGCTGCGGCCTGGCCGCCAACTCGATGCTCTCGGTGGTCGGCGCCTACGCCCTGCCCGAGACCTCGAACCCGTTCGCGCTCAACACCGGCGCCGGCATGGCCCGCGGCCTGCTCAGCGTGGTCGCCATGTTGGTCAGCGTGGCGCTGGCGGTGCCGATGCTGATCGGCGCGCTGTTCGCCGGCGACGCCTGGCTCTGGCTGGCCCCGCCACTGGGCCTGCTCTACGGCGTCGGCGCGGCCGTGCTCGGCAGCGTGATCGTCGGCGACGTGCTCGACCGGCGCATGCCGGAGCTGCTGCAGACCATCACACCGCGACGCTGA
- a CDS encoding cation acetate symporter — translation MGNPYVVPAILLVTLVTVGIGFYGLKLARTTSDFLVASRSVSPTWNAAAIGGEYLSAASFLGVAGLLLKYGVDVLWYPVGFAAGYLALLLFVAAPLRRSGAFTLPDFCQLRLGSRRLRKLATAFVVFIGWLYLVPQLQGAGLTLTTVTGQPYALGALLVGAVVTVNVALGGMRAITFVQAFQYWLKLTALLVPAIFLLLQWQADGRPAVAAPDGPVFHVATSVVIEDQATLTLPDGSTMRVDAGQRLEYAAGDPVPQVSTVDDTRGPDWLLPGDSDQGLFATYSLILATFLGTMGLPHVLVRFYTNPDGNAARRTTLVVLALVGLFYLLPTIYGVLGRVYTPQLLMTGRTDAVVVLLPGAALGGGLSGQLLAALVAAGAFAAFLSSSSGLLTSVAGVISTDVIGRGSVRDFRLATLLAGIAPIVLSLTIESLDVSQVVGLAFAVAASSFCPLLVLGIWWRGLTARGAAAGVLVGGGGAGGAVLLTVLGPPLSGWPAALVSQPAAWTVPLAFAVMVAVSLASRRRVPADVGAVMLRLHAPESVLAGSPRR, via the coding sequence GTGGGCAACCCGTACGTCGTACCCGCCATCCTGTTGGTCACGTTGGTGACCGTCGGCATCGGCTTCTACGGCCTCAAGCTGGCCCGGACCACCTCGGACTTCCTGGTCGCCTCGCGCAGCGTCAGCCCGACCTGGAACGCGGCCGCGATCGGCGGCGAATACCTCTCGGCGGCGTCGTTCCTCGGCGTGGCCGGCCTGCTCCTGAAGTACGGCGTCGACGTGCTCTGGTACCCGGTGGGCTTCGCCGCCGGCTATCTCGCCCTGCTGCTGTTCGTCGCCGCTCCGCTGCGCCGCTCGGGGGCCTTCACGCTGCCCGACTTCTGCCAGCTCCGGCTCGGCTCGCGCCGGCTGCGCAAGCTGGCCACCGCGTTCGTGGTGTTCATCGGCTGGCTCTATCTCGTGCCACAGCTGCAGGGCGCCGGCCTGACGCTGACCACGGTCACGGGTCAGCCGTACGCCCTCGGGGCTCTGCTCGTCGGCGCCGTCGTCACGGTCAACGTGGCGCTGGGCGGAATGCGCGCGATCACGTTCGTGCAGGCCTTCCAATATTGGCTGAAGCTCACGGCGCTGCTGGTCCCGGCGATCTTCCTGCTGCTGCAGTGGCAGGCCGACGGCCGCCCGGCGGTGGCCGCGCCGGACGGCCCGGTGTTCCACGTCGCCACCTCGGTGGTGATCGAGGACCAGGCCACGCTCACCCTGCCCGACGGCTCGACGATGCGGGTCGACGCCGGGCAGCGGCTCGAGTACGCGGCGGGCGACCCCGTGCCGCAGGTGTCCACGGTGGACGACACCCGCGGGCCGGACTGGCTGCTGCCGGGCGACAGCGACCAGGGGCTGTTCGCCACCTACTCGCTGATCCTGGCGACGTTCCTCGGCACGATGGGGCTGCCGCACGTGCTGGTCCGCTTCTACACCAACCCCGACGGCAACGCGGCCAGGCGCACGACGCTGGTGGTGCTCGCCCTGGTCGGGCTCTTCTATCTGCTGCCGACGATCTACGGCGTGCTCGGCCGGGTCTACACGCCCCAGCTGTTGATGACCGGGCGCACCGACGCCGTGGTCGTGCTGCTGCCCGGCGCCGCGCTCGGCGGCGGCCTGTCGGGCCAGCTGCTCGCCGCCCTCGTCGCCGCCGGCGCGTTCGCCGCGTTTCTGTCCAGCTCGTCGGGCCTGCTGACGAGCGTCGCCGGAGTCATCTCCACCGACGTGATCGGGCGCGGCTCGGTGCGCGACTTCCGGTTGGCCACGCTGCTCGCCGGGATCGCCCCGATCGTGCTGTCGCTGACCATCGAGAGCCTCGACGTGTCACAGGTGGTCGGGTTGGCCTTCGCGGTGGCCGCCTCCAGCTTCTGCCCGCTGCTGGTATTGGGGATCTGGTGGCGGGGCCTGACCGCCCGCGGCGCGGCGGCCGGTGTGCTGGTCGGCGGGGGCGGGGCCGGCGGCGCCGTACTGCTCACCGTGCTCGGCCCGCCGCTGTCCGGCTGGCCGGCAGCGCTGGTCAGCCAGCCGGCGGCCTGGACGGTGCCGCTCGCGTTCGCGGTCATGGTGGCCGTCTCGCTCGCCAGCCGCCGCCGCGTGCCCGCCGACGTCGGTGCGGTCATGCTGCGCCTGCACGCGCCGGAAAGCGTGCTGGCCGGTTCCCCACGACGGTGA
- a CDS encoding SigE family RNA polymerase sigma factor — translation MSRPDTSTTTFDSFYAANFNRLMLQLYAYTADVSAAQDAVQEAFSRAWARWDRLVTYDEPAAWVRRVAMNVATNRWRRIQAARAHARFHREEVVAAPSPDRVALARALRSLPERQRRAIVLFHIADLTIAEIAAQEGVAEGTVKAWLHRGRAALATLLTEEEVRRG, via the coding sequence GTGTCCAGACCCGACACCAGCACCACCACCTTCGACTCGTTCTACGCCGCGAACTTCAACCGGCTCATGCTCCAGCTCTACGCGTACACGGCGGACGTCTCGGCCGCGCAGGACGCGGTCCAGGAGGCGTTCAGCCGGGCCTGGGCCCGGTGGGACCGGCTGGTCACCTACGACGAGCCGGCGGCCTGGGTCCGCCGGGTGGCGATGAACGTGGCCACCAACCGGTGGCGCCGGATCCAGGCGGCCCGGGCGCACGCCCGGTTCCACCGCGAGGAGGTGGTGGCGGCGCCGAGCCCGGACCGGGTCGCGCTGGCCCGGGCGCTGCGGTCCCTGCCGGAGCGGCAGCGCCGGGCGATCGTGCTGTTCCACATCGCCGACCTCACGATCGCCGAGATCGCGGCGCAGGAAGGCGTCGCCGAGGGCACGGTCAAGGCCTGGTTGCACCGCGGCCGGGCCGCGCTGGCCACCCTGCTGACCGAGGAGGAGGTCCGCCGTGGATGA
- a CDS encoding DUF4173 domain-containing protein, producing MTDTKSPSTALAVRKPPSDWSWAGPTGEPGAPALVALLIAAGIAAAALPLDRAGIGWLLGGAAGIVALAVTRSRVSWRQAGWAASTLALLGVGTVRDAGWLFVLCVLTAVVTGTLALVDPRSVKMIVASFVVPIAAAVRALPWVRAGVRTRLAGRPGVPARVFGIAAVSLALLLVFGALFASADDAFATLLGRATPTVSGATASRALILFPLLFVVLAGAAFVLAAPPRPGADDQTRFTFRRADWAIPIALLDLLFLAFVAVQATVLFDGSRHVLGPGGPTFADYARGGFWQLLAVTGLTLVVVAVAGRWAPRAGRADRFTIRLLLGALAVLTLVIVASATYRMNVYEQAYGYTRLRIFVSAVELGLGAVFVAILVAGIRLRGDWLPRAVLAIATGGLLALAVLNPDRFIADRNVDRYLATGRIDVHYLSTLSADAVPALDRLTGNDRACAIWRANNALATTRDDWRSANLSRYQARLLLADRPATTCQVFRD from the coding sequence GTGACCGACACGAAGAGCCCGAGCACCGCGCTGGCCGTACGCAAGCCGCCCTCGGACTGGTCCTGGGCCGGTCCGACCGGTGAGCCGGGCGCGCCCGCGCTGGTCGCCCTCCTGATCGCGGCCGGCATCGCCGCGGCCGCCCTGCCGCTCGACCGGGCCGGCATCGGCTGGCTGCTGGGCGGCGCAGCGGGCATTGTTGCCCTGGCAGTCACGCGAAGCAGGGTTTCCTGGCGCCAGGCCGGCTGGGCCGCGAGCACCCTCGCGCTGCTCGGCGTGGGCACCGTCCGCGACGCCGGCTGGCTGTTCGTCCTGTGCGTGCTCACCGCCGTGGTCACCGGCACGCTCGCCCTGGTCGACCCCCGGTCGGTCAAGATGATCGTCGCGTCGTTCGTGGTGCCGATCGCGGCCGCGGTGCGGGCACTGCCCTGGGTGCGGGCCGGCGTGCGCACCCGGCTCGCCGGCCGGCCCGGTGTGCCCGCCCGGGTGTTCGGCATCGCCGCCGTCTCGCTGGCCCTGCTGCTCGTGTTCGGCGCGCTGTTCGCCTCAGCCGACGACGCCTTCGCCACGCTGCTCGGCCGGGCGACGCCCACGGTCAGCGGCGCGACGGCGTCCCGGGCGCTGATCCTGTTCCCGTTGCTGTTCGTCGTGCTGGCCGGCGCCGCGTTCGTCCTGGCCGCGCCACCCCGGCCGGGCGCGGACGACCAGACCCGGTTCACGTTCCGGCGGGCCGACTGGGCGATCCCGATCGCGCTGCTCGACCTGCTCTTCCTCGCCTTCGTCGCGGTGCAGGCCACCGTCCTGTTCGACGGCAGCCGGCACGTGCTCGGCCCGGGCGGCCCGACGTTCGCCGACTACGCCCGCGGCGGCTTCTGGCAGCTCCTCGCGGTCACCGGCCTCACCCTGGTGGTGGTCGCGGTCGCCGGCCGCTGGGCGCCGCGGGCCGGCCGCGCCGACCGGTTCACGATCCGGCTGCTGCTCGGGGCGCTGGCCGTGCTCACCCTCGTGATCGTGGCCAGCGCGACCTACCGCATGAACGTCTACGAGCAGGCGTACGGCTACACCCGGCTGCGCATCTTCGTCTCCGCGGTGGAACTCGGCCTCGGCGCCGTGTTCGTCGCGATCCTGGTCGCCGGCATCCGCCTGCGCGGCGACTGGCTCCCCCGCGCCGTGCTGGCCATCGCGACCGGCGGCCTGCTCGCCCTGGCGGTCCTCAACCCGGACCGGTTCATCGCCGACCGCAACGTCGACCGCTACCTGGCCACCGGCCGGATCGACGTGCACTACCTCAGCACGCTCTCCGCCGACGCGGTGCCGGCCCTCGACCGGCTGACCGGCAACGACCGGGCCTGCGCGATCTGGCGCGCGAACAACGCCCTGGCCACGACTCGGGACGACTGGCGCTCGGCCAACCTCTCGCGCTACCAGGCCCGCCTCCTGCTGGCCGACAGGCCCGCCACCACTTGCCAGGTCTTCCGCGACTAA
- a CDS encoding HAMP domain-containing sensor histidine kinase → MKDLLTRGLDLLPRPLDPVRSIKLKLAVLLCASAAAGLAYFWYAMEWIPYVTSATALLVGLLTSQVLAHGMTSPLREMTAAVRAMRRGDYTQRVRATSRDEVGELAEAFNQMAADLAAADRQRRELIANVSHELRTPITALQGVLENIVDGVADPHPATLRTALHQTERLSRLVTELLDLSRLDAGVQPMHPVRLDVADFLDEVAEEAAVTASGAGHDINLAVRPPDTPLTVHADPARLHQVLANLLDNAARHSPPGGTVSVVGRLDDDRVVFEVGDEGPGIPPDQREAVFDRFTRGDRAVGGGTGLGLAIAQWVVQLHGGTIGVVNPPSGTGCLMRVSLPRSAAPAAVAA, encoded by the coding sequence GTGAAGGACCTGCTCACCCGCGGGCTCGACCTGCTGCCCCGGCCGCTCGACCCGGTCCGCTCGATCAAGCTCAAGCTGGCCGTGCTGCTCTGCGCCTCGGCCGCCGCGGGCCTCGCCTACTTCTGGTACGCGATGGAGTGGATCCCCTACGTCACCTCCGCCACGGCACTGCTGGTCGGCCTGCTCACCTCGCAGGTGCTGGCGCACGGCATGACCTCGCCGCTGCGCGAGATGACCGCCGCGGTCCGGGCGATGCGCCGCGGCGACTACACGCAGCGGGTCCGGGCCACCTCCCGCGACGAGGTGGGCGAGCTGGCCGAGGCGTTCAACCAGATGGCCGCCGACCTGGCCGCCGCCGACCGGCAGCGGCGCGAGCTGATCGCCAACGTCTCGCACGAGCTGCGTACGCCGATCACCGCCTTGCAGGGCGTGCTGGAGAACATCGTCGACGGGGTGGCCGACCCGCACCCCGCCACGCTGCGCACCGCGCTGCACCAGACCGAGCGCCTCAGCCGGCTGGTCACCGAGCTGCTCGACCTGTCGCGCCTCGACGCGGGCGTGCAGCCGATGCACCCGGTGCGGCTCGACGTGGCGGACTTCCTCGACGAGGTCGCCGAGGAGGCCGCCGTCACCGCGAGCGGCGCGGGGCATGACATCAACCTGGCCGTACGCCCGCCCGACACCCCGCTGACCGTGCACGCCGACCCGGCCCGCCTCCACCAGGTGCTGGCCAACCTGCTCGACAACGCGGCCCGGCACAGCCCGCCCGGCGGCACGGTCTCGGTGGTCGGTCGGCTCGACGACGACCGCGTCGTGTTCGAGGTCGGCGACGAGGGCCCCGGCATCCCGCCGGACCAGCGGGAGGCGGTGTTCGACCGGTTCACCCGCGGCGACCGGGCGGTCGGTGGCGGCACCGGTCTCGGCCTGGCCATCGCCCAGTGGGTGGTGCAGCTGCACGGCGGCACGATCGGCGTGGTCAACCCACCATCGGGCACGGGCTGCCTGATGCGCGTCTCGCTGCCGAGGTCCGCGGCGCCGGCGGCGGTGGCCGCGTGA